The following coding sequences are from one Streptomyces sp. NBC_01294 window:
- a CDS encoding ArsR/SmtB family transcription factor — protein sequence MPEKPEPFEPVAPAEPVEPSVRVLDARALRGLAHPLRMRLLTVLRQDGPATASQLAERLGESSGATSYHLRQLGAHGFVEDAPGHGKGRERWWRASHDATLFDETLVDESDPATRGAADVFLHEIATIHAQEVGTWLATGHTWSAGWRRASDFSDFTLRLTAEQTDELVHRLHDVINSYRDLPEAEGTQTVRFHTHALPRNADA from the coding sequence ATGCCCGAGAAGCCCGAGCCCTTCGAGCCGGTCGCACCGGCAGAGCCCGTGGAGCCCAGCGTCCGCGTGCTCGACGCCCGCGCGCTGCGCGGCCTCGCCCACCCCCTGCGGATGCGTCTGCTGACCGTCCTGCGCCAGGACGGACCCGCGACCGCCTCTCAACTGGCCGAGCGCCTCGGCGAGTCCAGCGGCGCCACCAGCTACCACCTGCGCCAGCTCGGCGCGCACGGCTTCGTCGAGGACGCGCCCGGGCACGGCAAGGGCCGCGAGCGCTGGTGGCGGGCCTCCCACGACGCCACCCTCTTCGACGAGACGTTGGTGGACGAGTCCGACCCGGCCACGCGCGGCGCGGCCGACGTGTTCCTGCACGAGATCGCCACGATCCACGCGCAGGAGGTCGGCACCTGGCTCGCCACCGGGCACACCTGGTCCGCGGGCTGGCGGCGCGCCTCCGACTTCAGCGACTTCACGCTGCGGCTGACCGCCGAGCAGACCGATGAACTGGTCCACCGGCTGCACGACGTGATCAACAGCTACCGCGACCTGCCCGAGGCGGAGGGCACGCAGACGGTCCGCTTCCACACGCACGCCCTCCCGCGCAACGCCGACGCCTAG
- a CDS encoding Lrp/AsnC family transcriptional regulator, producing MGIDELDGRLIVLLAREPRIGVLEASRRLGVARGTVQARLDRLQSNGVIRGFGPQVDPTALGYPVTAFATLEIKQGQGADVRAHLDGVPEVLELHTTTGHGDMLCRLVARSNADLQRVIDRVVGFEGIVRASTAIVMENPVPLRIIPLVEQAAEDDSRS from the coding sequence ATGGGCATCGACGAACTCGACGGCCGGCTCATCGTCCTGCTCGCCCGCGAGCCCCGGATCGGCGTCCTGGAGGCCTCGCGCCGTCTCGGCGTGGCCCGCGGCACCGTGCAGGCCCGCCTGGACCGGCTGCAGTCGAACGGGGTCATCCGCGGCTTCGGCCCGCAGGTCGACCCGACGGCCCTCGGGTATCCGGTGACCGCCTTCGCCACGCTGGAGATCAAGCAGGGACAGGGGGCCGACGTACGGGCCCACTTGGACGGGGTGCCGGAGGTGCTGGAGCTGCACACCACCACCGGGCACGGGGACATGCTGTGCCGGCTCGTGGCCCGGTCGAACGCCGACCTCCAGCGGGTGATCGACCGCGTCGTCGGGTTCGAGGGGATCGTCAGGGCGTCGACGGCGATCGTCATGGAGAACCCGGTCCCCCTGCGGATCATCCCCTTGGTCGAACAGGCGGCAGAGGACGACAGCCGGTCCTGA
- the hppD gene encoding 4-hydroxyphenylpyruvate dioxygenase: MTETLDTTPHTAREADPFPVKGMDAVVFAVGNAKQAAHYYSTAFGMKLVAYSGPENGSRETASYVLTNGSARFVLTSVIKPATDHGRFLAEHVAEHGDGVIDLAIEVPDVRAAYAYAVEQGARGLDEPHEVKDEHGTVVLAAIATYGQTRHTLVERGDYSGPYLPGYVAVEPMVAPPAKRTFQAIDHCVGNVELGRMNEWVAFYNKVMGFTNMKEFVGDDIATEYSALMSKVVADGTKKVKFPINEPAIAKKKSQIDEYLEFYGGPGVQHIALASNDIVATVRMMRAAGVQFLSVPDSYYDTLGEWVGDTRVPIDELRELKILADRDEDGYLLQIFTKPVQDRPTVFFEIIERHGSMGFGKGNFKALFEAIEREQEKRGNL, encoded by the coding sequence ATGACTGAGACCCTCGACACCACCCCGCACACCGCGCGTGAGGCAGACCCCTTCCCGGTGAAGGGCATGGACGCGGTCGTCTTCGCCGTCGGCAACGCCAAGCAGGCCGCGCACTACTACTCGACCGCCTTCGGCATGAAGCTCGTGGCCTACTCCGGACCGGAGAACGGCAGCCGCGAGACGGCCAGCTACGTCCTGACCAACGGCTCCGCGCGCTTCGTGCTGACCTCGGTCATCAAGCCGGCGACCGACCACGGCCGCTTCCTCGCCGAGCACGTCGCCGAGCACGGCGACGGCGTCATCGACCTCGCGATCGAGGTCCCGGACGTCCGCGCGGCGTACGCCTACGCCGTCGAGCAGGGCGCGCGCGGCCTGGACGAGCCGCACGAGGTCAAGGACGAGCACGGCACGGTCGTGCTCGCGGCGATCGCGACGTACGGCCAGACCCGCCACACGCTGGTCGAGCGCGGCGACTACTCCGGCCCGTACCTTCCCGGCTACGTGGCCGTCGAGCCGATGGTCGCGCCGCCGGCCAAGCGGACCTTCCAGGCCATCGACCACTGCGTCGGCAACGTGGAACTCGGCCGGATGAACGAGTGGGTCGCGTTCTACAACAAGGTCATGGGCTTCACGAACATGAAGGAGTTCGTGGGCGACGACATCGCGACCGAGTACTCGGCGCTGATGTCCAAGGTGGTCGCGGACGGCACCAAGAAGGTCAAGTTCCCGATCAACGAGCCGGCGATCGCGAAGAAGAAGTCGCAGATCGACGAGTACCTGGAGTTCTACGGCGGCCCCGGTGTCCAGCACATCGCGCTGGCCTCGAACGACATCGTCGCGACGGTGCGCATGATGCGTGCGGCGGGCGTCCAGTTCCTGTCCGTGCCGGACAGCTACTACGACACGCTCGGCGAGTGGGTCGGCGACACCCGGGTGCCGATCGACGAGCTGCGCGAGCTGAAGATCCTGGCCGACCGCGACGAGGACGGCTACCTGCTGCAGATCTTCACCAAGCCGGTGCAGGACCGTCCGACGGTCTTCTTCGAGATCATCGAGCGGCACGGCTCGATGGGCTTCGGCAAGGGGAACTTCAAGGCGCTGTTCGAGGCGATCGAGCGGGAGCAGGAGAAGCGCGGCAACCTCTAG
- a CDS encoding tetratricopeptide repeat protein: MDRIDEESQTPAPPVTFTGRKTLVAAAVAVVLIAAALLIRPARTGDDARPPDPSERAASAVGMGAPAAAVDLTALVADREKWLAAHADDDASWAVLGAAYLEQARRTTNSGWYPKAEKALKRSLEVRPAEKGNFDAMTGMGALANARRDFGTGKKWGELVRAQAPKRWTAYPVLVDAYTGLGDYKDAQKAMELLLELRPGLAAYVRASQVYRDRGWREDAVVAMEHAAGAAKAPAEKAYALYRLGELSWERGDAVEALRQYEGALRTDPAQAEALGGRARALAALGRHGEAVRDYRMALGRTPVPQLARELGELLQSLGREQEARTPYAMLGSMMTRDGANGVDDDVLLGLYEADHGDPAAAVRRLSEEWSRHKSMQVADALGWALHKAGEDEAALEYAKKATEPGLRNADFAYHRAVIERGLGDEASARRHFQEALRTNPHFSPLRGPLAKQALASIGQPPPGGPEHLKPVTPWVEPVLPKPSPTPKPESTPKPKPSPSSSTT, translated from the coding sequence ATGGACCGTATCGACGAGGAATCGCAGACGCCGGCGCCGCCCGTGACCTTCACCGGCCGCAAGACGCTCGTGGCCGCCGCGGTCGCCGTGGTCCTGATCGCCGCGGCCCTGCTGATCCGGCCGGCCCGGACCGGTGACGACGCCCGTCCGCCGGACCCGAGCGAGCGGGCCGCGTCGGCGGTGGGCATGGGCGCGCCCGCGGCCGCGGTGGACCTGACGGCGCTGGTGGCGGACCGGGAGAAGTGGCTCGCGGCGCACGCGGACGACGACGCCTCGTGGGCGGTCCTCGGCGCCGCCTACCTCGAACAGGCACGGCGCACCACGAACTCGGGCTGGTACCCGAAGGCGGAGAAGGCGCTGAAGCGGTCGCTGGAGGTCCGCCCGGCCGAGAAGGGCAACTTCGACGCGATGACGGGCATGGGTGCGCTGGCCAATGCCCGGCGGGACTTCGGCACCGGCAAGAAGTGGGGCGAGCTCGTACGGGCGCAGGCGCCGAAGCGGTGGACGGCGTACCCGGTGCTGGTGGACGCGTACACCGGGCTCGGCGACTACAAGGACGCCCAGAAGGCGATGGAGCTGCTGCTGGAGCTGCGGCCGGGCCTGGCCGCGTACGTCAGGGCCTCGCAGGTGTACCGGGACCGCGGCTGGCGCGAGGACGCGGTGGTGGCGATGGAGCACGCGGCGGGCGCGGCGAAGGCCCCGGCGGAGAAGGCGTACGCGCTGTACCGGCTCGGGGAGCTGTCCTGGGAGCGGGGCGACGCGGTGGAGGCGCTGCGGCAGTACGAGGGCGCGCTGCGGACGGATCCGGCGCAGGCGGAGGCCCTGGGCGGCCGGGCCCGGGCGCTGGCCGCGCTGGGGCGCCACGGGGAAGCGGTGCGGGACTACCGGATGGCGCTGGGCCGGACCCCGGTGCCGCAGCTGGCGAGGGAACTGGGCGAGCTGCTGCAGTCGCTGGGGCGCGAGCAGGAGGCGCGCACGCCGTACGCCATGCTCGGCTCGATGATGACCCGGGACGGCGCGAACGGCGTCGACGACGACGTGCTGCTGGGCCTGTACGAGGCGGACCACGGCGATCCGGCGGCGGCGGTGCGGCGGCTGTCGGAGGAGTGGTCGCGGCACAAGAGCATGCAGGTCGCGGACGCGCTGGGGTGGGCGCTGCACAAGGCGGGCGAGGACGAGGCGGCGCTGGAGTACGCGAAGAAGGCCACGGAGCCGGGGCTGCGCAACGCCGACTTCGCGTACCACCGGGCGGTGATCGAGCGCGGCCTCGGCGACGAGGCGTCGGCCCGGCGCCACTTCCAGGAGGCCCTGCGGACGAACCCGCACTTCTCGCCGCTGCGCGGGCCGCTGGCGAAGCAGGCCCTGGCGTCGATCGGCCAGCCGCCGCCGGGCGGCCCGGAACACCTGAAGCCGGTCACTCCGTGGGTCGAGCCGGTCCTGCCGAAGCCCAGCCCGACACCGAAGCCCGAGTCGACCCCGAAGCCGAAGCCGTCACCGTCCTCGTCCACCACCTGA
- a CDS encoding FAD-binding oxidoreductase, translated as MDDDLFARLRTSLLAGLPAEALLTDPQVTTSYATDMASFCAAGTPAAVVLPRTVEQVQHVLRTATALRIPVVPQGARTGLSGGANASDGCIVLSLVKMDRILEISAVDRIAVVEPGVVNAVLSRAVAERGLYYPPDPSSWEQCTIGGNIGTASGGLCCVKYGVTAEYVLGLDVVLADGRLLRTGRRTAKGVAGYDLTRLFVGSEGSLGVVVQAVLALRPAPPRQLALAAEFPSVAAACEAVCAVMEAGLTPSLLELMDRTTVRAVNALGRMGLPEATEALLLAAFDTPHAPEDLAAVGELCTAAGATAVVPAEDEAESELLLQARRMSFPALEALRPATMIDDVCVPRSRLGEMLDGTAAIARAHDLLIGVCAHAGDGNTHPIVCFDPADEDETRRARQSFGEIMALGLALGGTITGEHGVGVLKKEWLARELGPVGLEMQRAVKQAFDPLGLLNPGKLF; from the coding sequence ATGGATGACGATCTCTTCGCACGTCTGCGGACGAGCCTGCTGGCCGGCCTCCCCGCCGAGGCGCTGCTCACCGATCCCCAGGTCACCACCTCCTACGCCACCGACATGGCCAGCTTCTGCGCCGCCGGCACCCCGGCCGCCGTCGTCCTGCCCCGGACCGTCGAACAGGTCCAGCACGTCCTGCGCACCGCCACCGCCCTACGGATCCCCGTCGTCCCGCAGGGTGCCCGTACGGGCCTGTCGGGCGGCGCCAACGCCTCCGACGGCTGCATCGTGCTGTCCCTCGTGAAGATGGACCGGATCCTGGAGATCAGCGCCGTCGACCGGATCGCCGTCGTCGAGCCGGGCGTGGTGAACGCCGTCCTCTCACGGGCCGTCGCCGAACGGGGCCTGTACTACCCGCCCGACCCCTCCAGCTGGGAGCAGTGCACCATCGGCGGCAACATCGGCACCGCCTCGGGGGGCCTGTGCTGCGTCAAGTACGGGGTCACCGCCGAGTACGTGCTCGGCCTCGACGTGGTCCTCGCCGACGGGCGGCTGCTGCGCACGGGCCGGCGCACCGCCAAGGGCGTCGCCGGATATGACCTCACCCGGCTCTTCGTGGGCTCCGAGGGCAGCCTGGGCGTCGTCGTCCAGGCCGTGCTCGCCCTGCGGCCCGCGCCGCCCCGGCAGCTGGCGCTGGCCGCCGAGTTCCCCTCCGTCGCGGCCGCCTGCGAGGCCGTCTGCGCCGTCATGGAGGCGGGCCTGACCCCCTCCCTGCTGGAACTGATGGACCGCACGACCGTCCGGGCCGTCAACGCGCTCGGCAGGATGGGCCTGCCAGAGGCCACCGAGGCCCTGCTCCTGGCCGCCTTCGACACCCCGCACGCCCCCGAGGACCTCGCGGCCGTGGGGGAGCTGTGCACGGCCGCCGGGGCCACCGCCGTCGTGCCCGCCGAGGACGAGGCGGAGTCGGAACTGCTGCTCCAGGCCCGCCGGATGTCCTTCCCCGCGCTGGAGGCCCTGCGGCCCGCGACGATGATCGACGACGTGTGCGTCCCGCGCTCGCGGCTCGGCGAGATGCTCGACGGGACGGCCGCCATCGCCCGCGCCCACGACCTGCTCATCGGGGTCTGCGCGCACGCGGGCGACGGCAACACCCACCCGATCGTCTGCTTCGACCCCGCCGACGAGGACGAGACGCGGCGGGCCCGGCAGTCCTTCGGGGAGATCATGGCGCTGGGCCTCGCCCTCGGCGGGACCATCACCGGCGAACACGGGGTCGGCGTGCTGAAGAAGGAGTGGCTGGCCCGCGAACTCGGCCCGGTGGGACTGGAGATGCAGCGCGCCGTCAAGCAGGCCTTCGACCCGCTGGGGCTGCTCAACCCGGGCAAGCTCTTCTGA
- a CDS encoding SsgA family sporulation/cell division regulator → MHHPVIERELELKLVLSPERSIPVPARLLYLTDDPYAVHITFHTGSNTPVNWTFARELLVEGVFRPCGHGDVRIWPTKVDNKAVLCMALSSPDGDALLEAPAVSVSAWLERTLRVVPPGSESERLGLDAALAELLTPTPADDLWLRDPWPSDESADGDL, encoded by the coding sequence ATGCACCACCCCGTCATCGAGCGCGAGCTGGAACTGAAGCTGGTCCTGTCCCCCGAGCGCAGCATCCCCGTCCCCGCCCGGCTCCTCTACCTGACGGACGACCCGTACGCCGTCCACATCACCTTCCACACCGGCTCCAACACCCCGGTCAACTGGACCTTCGCCCGCGAGCTGCTCGTCGAGGGGGTGTTCCGCCCGTGCGGCCACGGCGACGTCCGGATCTGGCCGACGAAGGTCGACAACAAGGCCGTGCTCTGCATGGCGCTCAGCTCCCCCGACGGCGATGCCCTCCTGGAGGCCCCCGCCGTCTCCGTTTCGGCCTGGCTGGAGCGCACCCTGCGCGTGGTCCCGCCCGGCAGCGAGTCCGAACGGCTCGGCCTGGACGCGGCGCTGGCCGAGCTGCTCACCCCCACCCCGGCCGACGACCTGTGGCTGCGGGATCCGTGGCCGTCGGACGAGTCGGCGGACGGGGACCTCTGA
- a CDS encoding RDD family protein, with translation MTASPGDGEHAAREGYYPDPSIPGYIRYWNGAGWVPGTSRPAAASAPAAQAAPAPVPAPVPAPVPAPAPVAAPVSPVAQVSPFFAASRASRPDETGPVFLDETSVTEALPEPAPGPGAVSSDASASGSASAAVAEPVVWQADPLHQAGFGGPRDHRVSWGSPPEPEAGPGSARSAGISLARTAAAAAAPARLPAQAPVQAPVQASVQAPAGAAGILSARSPAAQRPAQAAPAQAAPAQAAPAPNVAAPATRPPAPQWPDAPGAGGSGLTSSWPEAAAAPAPSRPQAPAAPASRKPRSSEALRRGPAPAEPAATARPAAAEPAATPRPEVWAPRPAGVRPKVPLPAATAPAEPRPRTWEPRGGEGARPGASSSASASRPAGTGTPRAVFERMAERAARPAGLTRRAVARALDSLVYAAVAAGVARLLLPEATAHVQAKVDAARASGRTTTVWLFDGTIAGHVGLVLGAVLLFGILYEALPTARWGRTPGKKLLGVRVLAASTQRPPSFGAALRRWLMYAFLGLPGSLWCLVDRPSRQGWHDKAAKTYVAR, from the coding sequence TTGACGGCCTCCCCTGGTGACGGCGAGCACGCGGCCCGCGAGGGCTACTACCCCGATCCGTCCATCCCCGGGTACATCCGGTACTGGAACGGAGCGGGCTGGGTTCCGGGTACGAGCCGCCCTGCCGCGGCTTCGGCGCCTGCCGCGCAGGCGGCTCCTGCGCCCGTGCCCGCTCCTGTGCCCGCACCCGTGCCCGCCCCTGCTCCGGTCGCCGCACCCGTGTCCCCCGTCGCCCAGGTCTCCCCGTTCTTCGCGGCCTCCCGCGCCTCCCGCCCCGACGAGACGGGGCCGGTGTTCCTGGACGAGACCTCCGTGACCGAGGCGCTGCCGGAGCCCGCCCCCGGCCCGGGCGCCGTGTCCTCCGACGCCTCCGCCTCCGGCTCCGCTTCTGCTGCCGTCGCCGAGCCCGTGGTGTGGCAGGCCGACCCCCTGCACCAGGCCGGCTTCGGCGGGCCCCGCGACCACCGGGTGTCGTGGGGCAGCCCGCCGGAGCCCGAGGCCGGGCCCGGCTCCGCGCGGTCGGCCGGGATCTCCCTGGCCCGTACGGCGGCTGCCGCGGCGGCGCCCGCGAGACTCCCCGCGCAGGCCCCCGTGCAGGCCCCCGTGCAGGCCTCCGTGCAGGCCCCCGCGGGAGCTGCGGGGATCCTGTCGGCGCGTTCCCCGGCCGCCCAGCGCCCGGCCCAGGCCGCACCGGCCCAGGCCGCACCGGCCCAGGCCGCTCCCGCCCCGAACGTTGCCGCCCCCGCCACCCGGCCCCCGGCTCCGCAGTGGCCCGACGCCCCCGGAGCCGGCGGGTCCGGGCTCACGTCCTCCTGGCCCGAGGCGGCCGCCGCCCCCGCGCCGTCCCGGCCCCAGGCGCCCGCCGCACCGGCGAGCCGGAAGCCCCGGAGCTCCGAGGCCCTGCGGCGCGGCCCCGCCCCCGCCGAGCCCGCAGCGACTGCCCGCCCCGCCGCCGCCGAGCCCGCCGCGACCCCGCGCCCCGAGGTGTGGGCTCCCCGGCCCGCGGGGGTCCGCCCGAAGGTGCCGCTCCCCGCCGCGACCGCCCCGGCGGAGCCCCGGCCCCGGACCTGGGAGCCGCGCGGAGGCGAGGGGGCCCGCCCCGGCGCCTCTTCCTCCGCCTCCGCCTCCCGCCCGGCGGGCACCGGTACGCCCCGGGCCGTGTTCGAGCGGATGGCCGAACGGGCCGCGCGCCCCGCCGGGCTGACCCGCCGGGCCGTGGCCCGCGCCCTGGACTCCCTCGTCTACGCCGCCGTCGCGGCGGGGGTCGCCCGGCTCCTCCTGCCCGAGGCGACCGCCCACGTACAGGCCAAGGTGGACGCCGCCCGGGCGAGCGGCCGCACCACCACCGTCTGGCTCTTCGACGGGACCATCGCCGGCCACGTGGGCCTGGTCCTCGGCGCGGTCCTCCTCTTCGGGATCCTGTACGAGGCGCTGCCCACGGCCCGTTGGGGCCGCACCCCGGGCAAGAAGCTGCTCGGTGTCCGGGTGCTGGCCGCCTCCACCCAGCGCCCGCCCTCCTTCGGCGCGGCCCTGCGCCGCTGGCTCATGTACGCCTTCCTGGGCCTCCCCGGCAGCCTCTGGTGCCTCGTGGACCGCCCGAGCCGCCAGGGCTGGCACGACAAGGCGGCCAAGACGTACGTGGCCCGCTAG
- a CDS encoding RDD family protein translates to MSTDQPPPGQPPEDDPFLKKPQEPTPPSGGSPYGPPPGSGGTPPPPPGGAGGGGGYPPPPPPYGGGGDPYGSGGGYGMPDPLAGMPPLADFGKRLAARIIDVLIVAVPLALIQLAFGTSRYRFETDQGEDVSELIAKSYSGTGLVMTLIAIVAYLGYDWWFTQKSGQTVGKRALGMRVAMLNDGSVPNSGASLGRAAVLWLPTLLCCPCLWPIALIVSILVDKPYKQGLHDKVGKTVVVQATG, encoded by the coding sequence ATGAGTACCGACCAGCCGCCGCCGGGCCAGCCGCCCGAGGACGACCCGTTCCTCAAGAAGCCCCAGGAGCCGACGCCTCCGTCGGGCGGTTCGCCGTACGGCCCGCCGCCCGGAAGCGGAGGTACGCCGCCCCCGCCTCCCGGAGGCGCGGGCGGCGGCGGGGGATATCCGCCCCCGCCGCCCCCGTACGGCGGTGGCGGCGACCCGTACGGCAGTGGCGGCGGCTACGGCATGCCCGATCCGCTCGCCGGGATGCCCCCGCTCGCGGACTTCGGCAAGCGGCTGGCCGCGCGCATCATCGACGTGCTGATCGTCGCCGTCCCGCTGGCGCTCATCCAGCTGGCCTTCGGCACGAGCCGGTACCGCTTCGAGACGGACCAGGGCGAGGACGTCAGCGAACTCATCGCCAAGTCGTACAGCGGCACCGGTCTGGTGATGACCCTGATCGCGATCGTCGCGTACCTCGGCTACGACTGGTGGTTCACGCAGAAGAGCGGACAGACGGTCGGCAAGCGGGCGTTGGGGATGCGCGTCGCGATGCTCAACGACGGCAGCGTGCCCAACTCCGGCGCGTCCCTGGGCCGCGCCGCGGTGCTCTGGCTGCCGACCCTGCTCTGCTGCCCCTGCCTGTGGCCGATCGCGCTGATCGTCTCGATCCTCGTCGACAAGCCGTACAAGCAGGGCCTGCACGACAAGGTCGGCAAGACGGTGGTGGTCCAGGCCACCGGCTAG
- a CDS encoding immune inhibitor A domain-containing protein, with the protein MAACATSATFFSVTAAQAEDKGAARTLAPAADRQDPTAPAKVVEHDLKGPFSEQQAQQREAALEQVLTGKKDVEQRGASKVVKLDDKKYVELGREKTDKIFTILVEFGDQVDDTTMFDPDGPGPKPAVPKFGGTPGPLHNTIAEPDRAKDNSTAWRKDFSRAYFQDLYFATGEGKDSLKTYYEKTSSGRYSVEGEVSDWVKVPYNEGRYGSNYCGQSNCANVWDTVKDGVAAWTEAQKKAGKTDAQIKAQLSQYDQWDRYDFDADGNFNESDGYIDHFQIVHAGEDESAGGGVQGTHALWAHRWYAYGTAAGKTGPDNNKAGGTQIGDTGIWVGDYTMQPENGGLGVFAHEYGHDLGLPDLYDTSGGGENGVGFWSLMSAGSWLGTGKDSIGDLPGDMTAWDKLQLGWLNYDTAKAATKSTHKLGVSAFNTKDKQALVVELPKKQVKTEVVAPAEGSTQWWSNMGDDLKNTLTRSVDLTGKTSAALSLKGWWDIEADYDYLYTEVSTDGGANWTALAGTADGTALPADASGSPSLTGVSEAWKNLNFPLDAYAGKKIDLRFRYQTDGGAGGKGFTADAVTLTADGSPLFTDGAENGDNGWTGKGFSRIGASFSKEYAQYYLAENRRYVSYDKTLKVGPYNFGFGNTRPDWVEHYPYQDGLLIWQWDTSQKDNNTSAHPGQGLILPIDANAKPMKWADGTLLRNKIQPYDATFSAYSTDAFTLHKNGESLFLKPKPTNLVFDDHKGKYYYDENPTGSVKVTDTNTKIKILKETYDGEVMTVEVGPSKK; encoded by the coding sequence ATGGCCGCGTGCGCGACCAGCGCGACCTTCTTCAGCGTCACCGCGGCCCAGGCGGAGGACAAGGGCGCCGCCCGGACCCTCGCCCCCGCAGCCGACCGGCAGGACCCGACCGCTCCTGCCAAGGTCGTCGAGCACGACCTCAAGGGTCCCTTCAGCGAGCAGCAGGCGCAGCAGCGCGAGGCCGCCCTGGAGCAGGTCCTGACGGGCAAGAAGGACGTCGAGCAGCGTGGCGCCTCCAAGGTCGTCAAGCTCGACGACAAGAAGTACGTCGAGCTCGGCCGCGAGAAGACCGACAAGATCTTCACGATTCTCGTCGAGTTCGGCGACCAGGTCGACGACACGACCATGTTCGACCCGGACGGCCCCGGCCCCAAGCCGGCCGTTCCGAAGTTCGGCGGCACCCCCGGTCCGCTGCACAACACGATCGCCGAGCCGGACCGCGCCAAGGACAACAGCACCGCCTGGCGCAAGGACTTCAGCCGCGCGTACTTCCAGGACCTGTACTTCGCCACGGGCGAGGGCAAGGACTCGCTGAAGACCTACTACGAGAAGACCTCCTCGGGCCGTTACTCGGTCGAGGGCGAGGTCTCCGACTGGGTCAAGGTCCCGTACAACGAGGGCCGTTACGGCTCCAACTACTGCGGCCAGAGCAACTGCGCCAACGTGTGGGACACCGTCAAGGACGGCGTCGCCGCCTGGACCGAGGCCCAGAAGAAGGCCGGGAAGACCGACGCGCAGATCAAGGCGCAGCTGTCCCAGTACGACCAGTGGGACCGCTACGACTTCGACGCCGACGGCAACTTCAACGAGTCCGACGGCTACATCGACCACTTCCAGATCGTCCACGCGGGCGAGGACGAGTCCGCCGGCGGCGGCGTGCAGGGCACGCACGCCCTGTGGGCGCACCGCTGGTACGCCTACGGCACCGCGGCCGGCAAGACCGGCCCGGACAACAACAAGGCCGGCGGCACCCAGATCGGCGACACCGGCATCTGGGTCGGCGACTACACGATGCAGCCCGAGAACGGCGGCCTCGGCGTCTTCGCGCACGAGTACGGCCACGACCTCGGCCTGCCCGACCTCTACGACACCTCCGGTGGCGGCGAGAACGGCGTCGGCTTCTGGTCCCTGATGTCGGCCGGCTCCTGGCTCGGCACCGGCAAGGACTCCATAGGCGACCTCCCGGGCGACATGACCGCCTGGGACAAGCTCCAGCTGGGCTGGCTGAACTACGACACGGCGAAGGCCGCGACGAAGTCCACCCACAAGCTGGGCGTGTCGGCGTTCAACACCAAGGACAAGCAGGCGCTCGTCGTCGAGCTGCCGAAGAAGCAGGTCAAGACCGAGGTCGTCGCGCCCGCCGAGGGTTCCACCCAGTGGTGGAGCAACATGGGTGACGACCTCAAGAACACCCTGACCCGCTCGGTCGACCTGACCGGCAAGACGTCCGCCGCACTGTCCCTCAAGGGCTGGTGGGACATCGAGGCCGACTACGACTACCTCTACACCGAGGTGTCCACGGACGGCGGCGCCAACTGGACCGCCCTCGCCGGCACCGCCGACGGCACGGCCCTCCCGGCCGACGCCTCCGGCAGCCCGTCGCTGACCGGTGTCTCCGAGGCCTGGAAGAACCTGAACTTCCCCCTCGACGCCTACGCGGGCAAGAAGATCGACCTCCGCTTCCGCTACCAGACGGACGGCGGCGCGGGCGGCAAGGGCTTCACGGCCGACGCCGTCACCCTCACCGCGGACGGCTCCCCGCTGTTCACCGACGGCGCCGAGAACGGCGACAACGGCTGGACCGGCAAGGGCTTCTCGCGCATCGGCGCCAGCTTCTCCAAGGAGTACGCGCAGTACTACCTGGCCGAGAACCGTCGCTACGTCTCGTACGACAAGACCCTCAAGGTCGGCCCGTACAACTTCGGCTTCGGCAACACCCGTCCGGACTGGGTCGAGCACTACCCGTACCAGGACGGCCTGCTGATCTGGCAGTGGGACACCTCCCAGAAGGACAACAACACCAGCGCCCACCCGGGCCAGGGTCTGATCCTGCCGATCGACGCCAACGCCAAGCCCATGAAGTGGGCGGACGGCACCCTGCTCCGCAACAAGATCCAGCCGTACGACGCCACCTTCAGCGCGTACTCGACGGACGCCTTCACCCTGCACAAGAACGGCGAGTCGCTGTTCCTGAAGCCGAAGCCCACGAACCTGGTCTTCGACGACCACAAGGGCAAGTACTACTACGACGAGAACCCGACCGGATCGGTGAAGGTCACTGACACCAACACCAAGATCAAGATCCTGAAGGAGACCTACGACGGTGAAGTCATGACCGTCGAGGTGGGTCCCTCGAAGAAGTAA